The Streptomyces sp. CC0208 genome window below encodes:
- a CDS encoding MFS transporter produces the protein MFARRSTLPWPLIALFTAGYLAPYLLPTTVGRLDSGLALTATEAGAVGSALLLSSAAAGFLLASHVDRVGPRTLARVGLTLAVLGYGGAALAHAVPAVVVGALIGGFGSGTSTAVAATGIAAQPDPHRATTVGLLGVSALAGAVYLTVPHLGPGHGQPLAAIALTALAVWPLTSRLPLRTAPARSRETRTPLPHPRAGLLLAATLLCWSLAQNALWGVSGRIGLTQAHLSEATVGAVFALALGAGLLGVVGAGALGPRLGRALPVGGGTVLIAACITLSASATDLTSFATGEIAWNTLYPIVLSYVIGLAASLDPRGRWAVLVGSASSLGTAAGPLAGSLLASEAGFPVMGTVLAIGLLVIAAPMTAVAMGTGRRQLPVVEIQVEAPAYDKATAA, from the coding sequence GTGTTCGCCCGTCGCTCCACCCTGCCCTGGCCCCTCATTGCCCTCTTCACGGCCGGGTACCTCGCCCCCTACCTGCTGCCGACCACCGTCGGCAGACTCGACTCCGGGCTTGCCCTCACCGCCACCGAGGCGGGTGCCGTCGGCAGCGCGCTGCTGCTGAGTTCGGCGGCGGCAGGCTTCCTGCTCGCCTCCCACGTCGACCGCGTCGGCCCCCGCACCCTCGCCCGCGTCGGCCTCACCCTCGCCGTCCTCGGCTACGGCGGCGCCGCCCTCGCCCACGCCGTCCCCGCGGTCGTCGTGGGGGCCCTGATCGGCGGCTTCGGATCCGGTACGTCGACGGCGGTGGCCGCCACCGGCATCGCCGCCCAGCCGGACCCGCACCGCGCCACCACGGTCGGCCTGCTCGGCGTCTCCGCGCTCGCCGGCGCCGTCTACCTGACCGTCCCGCACCTGGGCCCCGGCCACGGCCAGCCCCTCGCCGCGATCGCCCTCACCGCGCTGGCGGTCTGGCCCCTGACGAGCCGTCTCCCGCTGCGCACGGCCCCCGCCCGCAGCCGGGAGACCCGCACCCCGCTCCCCCACCCCCGCGCCGGTCTCCTCCTGGCCGCGACCCTCCTGTGCTGGTCCCTCGCCCAGAACGCCCTCTGGGGCGTCAGCGGCCGCATCGGCCTCACCCAGGCCCACCTCTCCGAGGCGACGGTCGGCGCGGTCTTCGCGCTCGCGCTGGGCGCGGGCCTGCTGGGCGTCGTCGGCGCGGGCGCCCTCGGCCCCCGGCTGGGCCGCGCGCTCCCCGTCGGCGGCGGCACGGTCCTCATCGCCGCCTGCATCACCCTCAGCGCCTCCGCGACCGACCTGACGTCCTTCGCGACCGGCGAGATCGCCTGGAACACGCTCTACCCGATCGTCCTGTCGTACGTCATCGGCCTGGCCGCCTCCCTGGACCCCCGCGGCCGCTGGGCGGTCCTGGTCGGCTCGGCATCGTCATTGGGCACGGCAGCGGGTCCCCTGGCGGGAAGCCTGCTCGCATCCGAGGCCGGCTTCCCCGTGATGGGCACGGTCCTGGCGATCGGCCTGCTGGTGATCGCGGCGCCGATGACCGCGGTGGCGATGGGTACAGGAAGGCGTCAACTCCCGGTGGTGGAGATCCAGGTGGAGGCACCCGCATACGACAAAGCAACGGCAGCGTGA
- a CDS encoding IclR family transcriptional regulator → MSETGGVREVKSAARTVELLELLAARGDRPARLQELADELGVPRSSMYALLQTLISRGWVRTDVTGSLYGIGIHALLTGTSYLDSDPRVRVARPYLDEASQALGETIHLGRLDGRDVAYLATRESHEYLRTISRVGRRLPAHVGALGKALLAEWPDERLPEGPYEALTPNSHTTRDSLLTDLAEVRARGYSIDREEGVLGIVGFGFALRYDSPAQDAISCSVPVARLTPDHEQQIVTVMREIRGKIEATAPGAGGAPSWR, encoded by the coding sequence ATGTCAGAGACCGGTGGTGTCCGCGAGGTGAAGTCGGCGGCCCGCACCGTCGAACTCCTCGAACTGCTGGCCGCGCGCGGCGACCGCCCGGCCCGGCTCCAGGAGCTCGCGGACGAGCTGGGCGTGCCGCGCAGTTCGATGTACGCGCTGCTCCAGACCCTGATCTCGCGCGGCTGGGTCCGCACCGACGTCACCGGCTCGCTCTACGGCATCGGCATCCACGCCCTGCTCACCGGCACCAGCTACCTGGACTCCGACCCGCGCGTCCGGGTCGCACGGCCGTATCTCGACGAGGCGTCCCAGGCGCTGGGCGAGACGATCCACCTGGGCCGGCTCGACGGCCGGGACGTGGCCTATCTGGCGACCCGCGAGTCGCACGAGTACCTGCGGACCATCAGCAGGGTCGGCCGCCGGCTGCCCGCGCACGTCGGCGCGCTGGGCAAGGCACTGCTGGCCGAATGGCCCGACGAACGGCTCCCCGAGGGGCCGTACGAGGCACTCACCCCGAACTCCCACACCACCCGCGACTCCTTGCTGACCGACCTCGCCGAGGTCCGCGCCCGTGGCTACTCGATCGACCGGGAGGAGGGCGTCCTCGGCATCGTCGGCTTCGGCTTCGCCCTGCGCTACGACTCCCCCGCCCAGGACGCCATCAGCTGCTCGGTCCCGGTCGCCCGTCTGACACCGGACCACGAACAGCAGATCGTCACGGTCATGCGCGAGATCAGGGGCAAGATCGAGGCGACGGCACCGGGTGCGGGGGGCGCTCCCAGCTGGCGCTAG
- a CDS encoding 5-dehydro-4-deoxyglucarate dehydratase, whose product MTLDPDTARRLRDGMAHGVLSFPLTSFHDDGTLDPDGFRAHVAAQIATGPGAVFPACGTGEFFSLDEDEYRQVVTIAVEEAGGRVPVVAGIGYGWAQAVRFARIAEEAGADALLVLPHYLVAAPQDGLVAQLEQIAARTRLPLIAYQRGQVAFGVDAFRRVAAIDGVIGLKDGHSDLDRLQRLTLAAPEDFLFFNGASTAEIQARAYATVGVPAYSSAVHAFAPEIANAFFTALRDGDDGTLEKLLRDFYVPLVELRDRVPGYAVSLVKAAARLRGRPVGPVRAPLTDPSDADLADLRVLLTTGLDLVGAAL is encoded by the coding sequence GTGACCCTCGACCCGGACACGGCCCGACGACTGCGGGACGGCATGGCACACGGCGTGCTGTCGTTCCCGCTCACGAGCTTCCATGACGACGGCACCCTCGACCCCGACGGCTTCCGCGCCCACGTCGCCGCCCAGATCGCCACCGGCCCCGGCGCGGTCTTCCCGGCCTGCGGCACCGGCGAGTTCTTCTCGCTGGACGAGGACGAGTACCGGCAGGTCGTCACCATCGCCGTCGAGGAGGCAGGCGGGCGCGTGCCCGTCGTCGCCGGGATCGGCTACGGCTGGGCGCAGGCCGTCCGCTTCGCCCGGATTGCCGAGGAGGCGGGAGCGGACGCGCTGCTGGTCCTCCCGCACTACCTGGTCGCCGCCCCGCAGGACGGCCTGGTCGCACAGCTGGAGCAGATCGCGGCGCGGACACGGCTGCCGCTCATCGCCTACCAGCGCGGTCAGGTCGCCTTCGGCGTGGACGCGTTCAGGCGGGTCGCCGCGATCGACGGGGTCATCGGACTCAAGGACGGGCACAGCGACCTCGACCGGCTCCAGCGCCTCACCCTCGCCGCCCCCGAGGACTTCCTGTTCTTCAACGGCGCCTCCACCGCCGAGATCCAGGCCCGCGCCTACGCCACCGTCGGCGTCCCCGCCTACTCCTCCGCCGTCCACGCCTTCGCCCCCGAGATCGCGAACGCCTTCTTCACCGCCCTGCGCGACGGCGACGACGGGACCCTGGAGAAGCTGCTGCGCGACTTCTACGTCCCGCTCGTCGAGCTCCGCGACCGGGTGCCCGGGTACGCGGTGTCGCTGGTGAAGGCGGCGGCACGGTTGCGGGGGCGGCCGGTGGGGCCGGTGCGCGCACCGCTCACCGACCCGTCGGACGCCGATCTGGCGGACCTGCGCGTGTTGTTGACCACCGGTCTCGACCTCGTAGGCGCCGCGCTGTGA
- a CDS encoding glucarate dehydratase family protein — MNLTITDVRLTPILVADPPLLNTQGVHQPYTPRLIVEVETGDGVVGVGETYGDTKYLELARPFAAKLIGRQVADLNGLFAVADQVAVDSSRVFGQVDVGGLRGVQTADKLRLSVVSGFEVACLDALGKALGLPVHALLGGKVRDAVEYSAYLFYKWAAHPEGVACEKDDWGAAVDPAGVVEQARLFTQRYGFTSFKLKGGVFPPDEEIAAVRALAEAFPGHPLRLDPNGAWSVATSLRVAEELGDVLEYLEDPALGTAAMAEVSAGTDVPLATNMCVTTFAEIKEAFVRDAVQVVLSDHHYWGGLRNTQQLAAICRTFGVGVSMHSNTHLGISLAAMTHVASTVPNLHHACDSHYPWQSEDVLTERLVFEGGAVRVSDAPGLGVELDRRKVEFLHRRWLDDDGSLRERDDAAAMRVAEPGWVTPGVPRW; from the coding sequence GTGAACCTCACGATCACCGATGTCCGCCTGACGCCGATCCTCGTCGCCGATCCGCCGCTGTTGAACACGCAGGGCGTGCACCAGCCGTACACGCCCCGGCTGATCGTCGAGGTGGAGACCGGGGACGGGGTCGTGGGGGTCGGGGAGACGTACGGCGACACCAAGTACCTGGAGCTGGCCCGGCCCTTCGCGGCGAAGCTGATCGGACGTCAGGTCGCGGATCTGAACGGGCTGTTCGCGGTCGCGGACCAGGTGGCGGTCGACTCCTCCCGGGTCTTCGGACAGGTCGACGTCGGTGGACTGCGGGGCGTGCAGACCGCCGACAAGCTGCGGCTGTCCGTCGTCTCCGGGTTCGAGGTGGCCTGCCTCGACGCGCTGGGCAAGGCGCTCGGTCTGCCGGTGCACGCGCTGCTCGGGGGCAAGGTCCGGGACGCGGTCGAGTACAGCGCGTACCTGTTCTACAAGTGGGCCGCTCATCCGGAGGGCGTCGCCTGCGAGAAGGACGACTGGGGTGCGGCCGTCGATCCCGCGGGGGTGGTGGAGCAGGCCCGGCTGTTCACGCAGCGGTACGGCTTCACGTCCTTCAAGCTCAAGGGCGGGGTCTTTCCGCCGGACGAGGAGATCGCGGCGGTCAGGGCTCTTGCCGAGGCTTTCCCCGGCCATCCCCTGCGGCTCGACCCCAACGGGGCCTGGAGCGTGGCGACTTCGCTGAGGGTCGCCGAGGAGCTGGGGGACGTCCTGGAGTATCTGGAGGATCCCGCGCTGGGGACCGCGGCCATGGCCGAGGTGTCCGCCGGGACCGACGTCCCGCTGGCCACCAACATGTGCGTGACGACCTTCGCCGAGATCAAGGAGGCGTTCGTCCGGGATGCCGTGCAGGTGGTGCTCTCCGATCACCACTACTGGGGCGGGCTGCGGAACACCCAGCAACTCGCGGCGATCTGCCGGACGTTCGGGGTGGGGGTGTCCATGCACTCCAACACGCATCTGGGGATCTCGCTGGCCGCGATGACGCATGTGGCGTCCACCGTGCCGAATCTCCACCACGCCTGCGACTCGCACTATCCGTGGCAGTCGGAGGACGTGCTGACCGAGCGGCTGGTCTTCGAGGGCGGGGCCGTGCGGGTCTCCGACGCGCCCGGGCTCGGTGTCGAACTCGACCGGCGGAAAGTGGAGTTCCTGCATCGGCGGTGGCTGGATGACGACGGTTCGCTGCGGGAGCGGGACGACGCCGCGGCCATGCGGGTGGCCGAGCCGGGGTGGGTCACGCCGGGCGTGCCTCGCTGGTAG
- a CDS encoding PfkB family carbohydrate kinase produces the protein MASNGKGPSHFGGNGQGQARVDPLAALRTPEDPPWDVYLTGTVFLDIVFTGLGTAPVRGTESWARGMGSSPGGVANMATALARLGLRTSLAAAFGDDHYGEYCWDALEQGEGIDLSPSRRVPGWHSPVTVSMAYEGERTMVSHGHEPPPEAVLVQEGAPDCPPRARAAVASLEPGKRAPWIAQAAGKGTCIFADVGWDETGAWDLAGLPDLAHCEAFLPNAEEAMRYTGASCPREAAHALTEHVPLAVVTLGAEGAYAVDRRTGEAAEVPAIEVEALDPTGAGDVFVAGFVTGTLAGWPLADRLAFAGLTAALSVQEFGGSLSAPGWSEIGAWWRRVQSVASQDPAALRRYAFLADLIPKESAPGWPLRRAVPTIGFGRSA, from the coding sequence ATCGCGTCCAACGGGAAGGGACCGTCGCACTTCGGAGGGAACGGGCAGGGCCAGGCCCGGGTCGACCCTCTCGCAGCTCTGCGCACACCCGAGGATCCACCCTGGGACGTCTACCTCACCGGCACCGTCTTCCTCGACATCGTCTTCACCGGGCTCGGCACCGCCCCGGTGCGCGGCACCGAGTCCTGGGCCCGCGGCATGGGGTCGAGCCCCGGCGGAGTGGCGAACATGGCGACGGCCCTGGCCCGGCTCGGGCTGCGCACCTCGCTGGCCGCGGCCTTCGGCGACGACCACTACGGCGAGTACTGCTGGGACGCCCTGGAGCAGGGCGAGGGCATCGACCTCTCCCCGTCGCGCAGGGTTCCGGGCTGGCACTCCCCGGTCACTGTGTCGATGGCGTACGAGGGCGAGCGCACCATGGTCTCCCACGGCCACGAGCCGCCCCCCGAGGCCGTGCTCGTCCAGGAGGGCGCGCCGGACTGCCCCCCACGCGCGCGTGCGGCCGTGGCCTCGCTGGAGCCGGGGAAGCGCGCCCCCTGGATCGCCCAGGCAGCGGGCAAGGGCACCTGCATCTTCGCCGACGTCGGCTGGGACGAGACCGGCGCCTGGGACCTGGCCGGCCTCCCCGACCTCGCCCACTGCGAGGCCTTCCTGCCGAACGCGGAGGAGGCCATGCGCTACACCGGCGCCTCCTGCCCCCGCGAGGCCGCCCACGCGCTCACCGAGCACGTGCCGCTCGCCGTGGTCACGCTCGGAGCCGAGGGCGCGTACGCGGTGGACCGGCGTACCGGGGAGGCCGCCGAGGTCCCGGCGATCGAGGTCGAGGCGCTCGACCCCACCGGCGCCGGGGACGTCTTCGTGGCCGGCTTCGTCACCGGCACCCTCGCGGGCTGGCCGCTGGCGGACCGGCTGGCCTTCGCCGGCCTGACCGCCGCGCTCTCCGTCCAGGAGTTCGGCGGCTCCCTGTCCGCGCCGGGCTGGTCCGAGATCGGCGCCTGGTGGCGCAGGGTCCAGTCCGTCGCCTCCCAGGACCCGGCCGCGCTGCGCCGGTACGCCTTCCTGGCGGACCTGATCCCCAAGGAGTCCGCCCCGGGCTGGCCCCTGCGACGGGCGGTACCGACGATCGGCTTCGGCAGGTCGGCCTGA
- a CDS encoding FAD binding domain-containing protein, translating into MLLRLPTSLPEAQECLTDGATPVGGATLVWAAWQRDGFPEQAVSLREVPEANVLGAGELGAAVLLHRIDERVPEVLHRAAAGIGTGAVRRTATVGGNIVGSTLRCLLPAALVLDARARVLAAEGPFEADLAELLAKKPLLLSLHWDDPLVSGYRKVAEAPGGPPPLVVATAVHPGARPVLRVAVRDGYDFLSESVPCDTPADTVLDALGGTAMGSLPAEAREVVREQVLSALERADHH; encoded by the coding sequence GTGCTGCTGCGTCTGCCCACGTCCCTGCCGGAGGCACAGGAGTGTCTGACCGACGGGGCGACACCCGTAGGCGGCGCCACGCTCGTGTGGGCCGCCTGGCAGCGCGACGGCTTTCCCGAGCAGGCCGTGTCGCTGCGCGAGGTGCCGGAGGCGAACGTCCTCGGGGCGGGGGAGCTCGGGGCGGCGGTCCTGCTGCACCGGATCGACGAACGGGTGCCGGAGGTGCTGCACCGGGCCGCGGCCGGCATCGGCACCGGGGCCGTGCGCCGGACCGCCACGGTCGGCGGGAACATCGTCGGCAGCACCCTGCGCTGTCTGCTGCCCGCGGCACTCGTCCTGGACGCCCGGGCGCGGGTCTTGGCGGCGGAGGGGCCGTTCGAGGCAGACCTCGCCGAACTGCTCGCCAAGAAGCCGTTGCTGCTGAGCCTGCACTGGGACGATCCGCTGGTCAGCGGCTACCGCAAGGTGGCCGAGGCCCCGGGCGGGCCACCGCCCCTGGTCGTCGCCACCGCCGTGCACCCGGGCGCCCGCCCGGTGCTGCGCGTCGCCGTCCGCGACGGCTACGACTTCCTGAGCGAGAGCGTGCCCTGCGACACGCCCGCGGACACCGTGCTCGACGCCCTGGGCGGTACGGCGATGGGGTCGCTGCCCGCCGAGGCCCGCGAGGTGGTCCGGGAACAGGTGCTGTCGGCACTGGAGCGGGCGGATCACCACTGA
- a CDS encoding PhoH family protein — translation MTQTPTGHSPAQGQARAQFTVPAQHPMVSVLGSGDSLLRVIEKAFPAADIHVRGNEISATGAAADVALVQRLFDEMMLVLRTGQPMTEDAVERSIAMLRASENGTSDGQETPAEVLTQNILSSRGRTIRPKTLNQKRYVDAIDKHTIVFGIGPAGTGKTYLAMAKAVQALQSKQVNRIILTRPAVEAGERLGFLPGTLYEKIDPYLRPLYDALHDMLDPDSIPRLMAAGTIEVAPLAYMRGRTLNDAFIILDEAQNTSPEQMKMFLTRLGFDSKIVITGDVTQVDLPNGTKSGLRQVQDILEGVEDVHFSRLSSQDVVRHKLVGRIVDAYEKYDTENGTENGTHKGARDKRK, via the coding sequence ATGACTCAGACACCGACAGGTCACAGCCCCGCGCAGGGGCAGGCGAGAGCACAGTTCACCGTCCCCGCCCAGCACCCCATGGTCTCGGTCCTGGGGTCCGGCGACTCGCTCCTGCGCGTGATCGAGAAGGCCTTCCCGGCGGCCGACATCCATGTCCGGGGCAATGAGATCAGCGCGACCGGCGCGGCGGCGGACGTCGCCCTCGTGCAGCGCCTGTTCGACGAGATGATGCTGGTGCTCCGCACCGGACAGCCGATGACGGAGGACGCAGTGGAACGCTCGATCGCCATGCTGCGAGCGAGCGAGAACGGGACGAGCGACGGCCAGGAGACCCCGGCCGAAGTGCTCACACAGAACATCCTGTCCTCGCGCGGCCGCACCATCCGCCCCAAGACCCTCAACCAGAAGCGGTACGTCGACGCGATCGACAAGCACACGATCGTCTTCGGCATCGGCCCCGCCGGTACCGGAAAGACCTACCTCGCCATGGCCAAGGCGGTGCAGGCCCTCCAGTCCAAGCAGGTCAACCGCATCATCCTGACCCGCCCGGCGGTGGAGGCGGGGGAGCGGCTCGGCTTCCTGCCCGGCACCCTCTACGAGAAGATCGACCCGTACCTGCGTCCGCTGTACGACGCCCTGCACGACATGCTGGACCCGGACTCGATCCCGCGTCTGATGGCGGCGGGGACGATCGAGGTCGCGCCGCTGGCGTACATGCGTGGCCGCACCCTCAACGACGCCTTCATCATTCTCGACGAGGCCCAGAACACCTCCCCCGAGCAGATGAAGATGTTCCTCACCCGCCTCGGCTTCGACTCGAAGATCGTCATCACCGGTGACGTGACGCAGGTCGACCTGCCCAACGGGACCAAGTCCGGGCTGCGGCAGGTGCAGGACATCCTGGAGGGTGTGGAGGACGTGCACTTCTCCCGCCTGTCGTCCCAGGACGTCGTACGGCACAAGCTGGTCGGCCGTATCGTCGACGCGTACGAGAAGTACGACACCGAGAACGGTACGGAGAACGGCACCCACAAGGGCGCCCGGGACAAGCGGAAGTAG
- the ybeY gene encoding rRNA maturation RNase YbeY: protein MSIDVNNESGTEVDEQAILDIARYALARMRIHPLSELSVIVVDTDAMEQLHIQWMDLPGPTDVMSFPMDELRPPSKDDDEPPQGLLGDIVLCPEVAKRQGEEAETQHSMDEELQLLTVHGVLHLLGYDHEEPDEKAEMFGLQAAIVDGWRQEKGLTGPSPAPTVS from the coding sequence ATGTCGATCGACGTCAACAACGAGTCCGGAACCGAGGTCGACGAGCAGGCGATCCTCGACATCGCCCGCTACGCGCTCGCGCGGATGCGCATCCACCCGCTCTCCGAGCTCTCGGTGATCGTCGTGGACACCGACGCCATGGAGCAGCTGCACATCCAGTGGATGGACCTGCCGGGGCCCACCGACGTCATGTCGTTCCCGATGGACGAGCTCAGGCCGCCCAGCAAGGACGACGACGAGCCCCCGCAGGGCCTCCTCGGCGACATCGTGCTGTGTCCCGAGGTCGCCAAGAGGCAGGGCGAGGAGGCCGAGACGCAGCACTCCATGGACGAGGAGCTCCAGCTCCTCACCGTCCACGGCGTGCTGCACCTGCTCGGCTACGACCACGAGGAGCCGGACGAGAAGGCCGAGATGTTCGGCCTGCAGGCGGCCATCGTGGACGGCTGGCGGCAGGAGAAGGGGCTCACCGGTCCGTCCCCCGCGCCGACCGTCTCATGA
- a CDS encoding hemolysin family protein: MSLPLVSGAIALVVVAWLAACAEAGLARVSSFRAEEAVRNGRRGSAKLAQIAADPTRYLNVALLVRVACEMAAAALVTYACLQEFPGTTRALLVAIGVMVLVSYVAVGVSPRTIGRQHPLNTATAAAYILLPLARIMGPIPSLLILIGNALTPGKGFRRGPFASEAELRALVDLAEKESLIEDEERRMVHSVFELGDTLVREVMVPRTDLVVIERFKTIRQALTLALRSGFSRIPVSGESEDDIVGIVYLKDLVRKTHISRDAESELVSTAMRPAAFVPDTKNAGDLLREMQQDRNHVAVVIDEYGGTAGIVTIEDILEEIVGEITDEYDRELPPVEDLGDDRHRVTARLDITDLGELYGLDEYDDEDVETVGGLLAKALGRVPIAGASAVVELPDGRALRLTAEAAAGRRNKIVTVLVEPVGALEPAEAEKESE, translated from the coding sequence ATGAGCCTGCCCCTTGTCTCCGGCGCGATCGCCCTGGTCGTCGTCGCCTGGCTCGCCGCCTGCGCGGAGGCGGGCCTCGCGCGCGTCTCCAGCTTCCGCGCCGAGGAAGCCGTACGCAACGGCCGGCGGGGCAGCGCCAAGCTCGCGCAGATCGCCGCCGACCCGACCCGCTATCTCAACGTGGCGCTGCTGGTGCGCGTCGCCTGCGAGATGGCGGCGGCCGCCCTGGTCACCTACGCCTGCCTCCAGGAGTTCCCGGGCACCACCCGCGCCCTGCTGGTCGCGATCGGCGTCATGGTGCTCGTGTCGTACGTCGCCGTCGGTGTCTCCCCGCGCACCATCGGGCGTCAGCACCCGCTCAACACGGCGACCGCGGCCGCGTACATCCTGCTCCCGCTGGCCCGGATCATGGGCCCGATCCCGTCGTTGCTGATTCTCATCGGCAACGCGCTCACCCCGGGCAAGGGCTTCCGCCGGGGCCCGTTCGCCTCCGAGGCGGAGCTGCGCGCGCTGGTCGACCTCGCCGAGAAGGAGTCCCTGATCGAGGACGAGGAGCGCCGCATGGTGCACTCCGTCTTCGAGCTGGGCGACACACTGGTGCGGGAGGTCATGGTGCCGCGCACCGACCTCGTCGTCATCGAACGCTTCAAGACCATCCGGCAGGCGCTGACGCTCGCGCTGCGCTCGGGCTTCTCGCGCATCCCGGTGTCCGGGGAGAGCGAGGACGACATCGTCGGGATCGTGTATCTGAAGGACCTGGTCCGCAAGACGCACATCAGCCGGGACGCGGAGAGCGAGCTGGTGTCCACCGCCATGCGGCCCGCCGCCTTCGTGCCCGACACCAAGAACGCCGGTGACCTGCTGCGCGAGATGCAGCAGGACCGCAATCACGTCGCCGTCGTCATCGACGAGTACGGCGGCACGGCCGGCATCGTCACCATCGAGGACATCCTCGAGGAGATCGTCGGTGAGATCACCGACGAGTACGACCGTGAACTGCCGCCGGTGGAGGACCTCGGCGACGACCGCCACCGGGTCACGGCCCGCCTCGACATCACCGACCTCGGCGAGCTCTACGGGCTCGACGAGTACGACGACGAGGACGTGGAGACCGTCGGCGGACTGCTGGCGAAGGCGCTGGGCCGGGTCCCCATCGCCGGGGCGTCCGCGGTTGTCGAGCTCCCGGACGGGCGCGCGCTGCGCCTGACCGCGGAGGCCGCCGCCGGACGCCGGAACAAGATCGTGACGGTTCTGGTGGAGCCGGTGGGCGCCCTCGAACCGGCGGAAGCGGAGAAGGAGTCCGAGTGA
- a CDS encoding MmcQ/YjbR family DNA-binding protein — protein MTPQELRALCLSFNAAVEDFPFSPEISVFKVLGKMFALSWIDARPLKVNLKCDPEDAIRLRADHPGLIAPGYHMNKRHWNTVTVDGELPDRLVRELVEDSYDLVVAGLPRAERLRLDRP, from the coding sequence GTGACCCCTCAGGAACTGCGTGCCCTGTGCCTGTCGTTCAACGCGGCGGTGGAGGACTTCCCGTTCAGCCCGGAGATCTCGGTCTTCAAGGTGCTCGGCAAGATGTTCGCGCTGAGCTGGATCGACGCGCGGCCCCTGAAGGTCAACCTCAAGTGCGACCCCGAGGACGCGATCCGGCTGCGCGCCGACCATCCCGGGCTGATCGCCCCCGGCTACCACATGAACAAGCGCCACTGGAACACCGTCACGGTCGACGGCGAGCTCCCGGACCGTCTGGTCCGGGAGCTCGTGGAGGATTCGTACGACCTGGTGGTGGCCGGTCTACCGCGCGCCGAGCGGCTCCGCCTCGACCGCCCCTGA